In Aureibaculum algae, the following are encoded in one genomic region:
- a CDS encoding alpha/beta hydrolase, which produces MNKIFLYLLFFVLPITVLSQNLEYKQLNNISYYDTNQQDTYKKEKCLLDIYYPKSKKKVPVIIWFHGGGLTSGNKEIPEALKNTGYCIVGVGYRLSPKVKAEKSIEDATAAVAWVLKNIEHYNGDSEAVFVSGHSAGGYLALMTVMDQNLLKKHKLDTNTIAGLIPFSGHTITHFTIRAEQGINGEQPIVDRFAPLFYVRGDAPPILLITGDRELEMLGRYEENAYFYRMMKVNGQKNISLYEMDGYGHNMGYPAFPLLLNFVKKQTKDKKSH; this is translated from the coding sequence ATGAATAAAATCTTCTTATACCTTCTGTTTTTTGTATTACCAATCACCGTTCTATCGCAAAACCTAGAATATAAACAGCTCAATAATATTTCATATTATGACACCAACCAACAAGACACTTACAAAAAAGAAAAATGTCTATTAGATATATATTATCCTAAATCAAAGAAAAAAGTACCTGTTATTATATGGTTTCATGGCGGTGGATTAACATCAGGTAATAAAGAAATACCTGAAGCGCTAAAAAACACAGGGTATTGTATTGTTGGAGTTGGTTATAGACTTTCACCAAAAGTAAAGGCTGAAAAAAGTATCGAAGATGCAACAGCAGCAGTGGCCTGGGTGTTAAAAAACATAGAACATTATAATGGTGATTCAGAAGCTGTTTTTGTCTCTGGACATTCTGCAGGTGGCTACCTTGCACTTATGACTGTAATGGATCAAAATCTTCTAAAAAAACACAAATTAGATACCAATACAATTGCGGGATTAATACCATTCAGTGGGCATACAATAACACACTTCACTATTAGAGCAGAACAAGGAATAAATGGTGAACAACCGATTGTTGATAGATTTGCTCCTTTATTTTATGTTCGAGGAGATGCCCCCCCTATTCTATTAATAACAGGTGATCGTGAATTAGAAATGTTAGGTAGATATGAAGAAAATGCTTACTTCTATCGAATGATGAAAGTGAATGGTCAAAAAAACATTTCATTATATGAAATGGATGGGTATGGTCATAATATGGGTTATCCCGCATTTCCTTTATTACTAAATTTTGTAAAAAAA
- a CDS encoding GH92 family glycosyl hydrolase, translating into MKNTRYAILLVVISILFIGCKEEDKKKSKIDKKTINLTSYVNPFHGTAPLTSPEHIGYNPPKDWRVWAGLTFPGSSLPNAMVQVSPITEYGSGAGYEYEDTEILGFTHTNKGHWNLCNIPILPLSKNAQYPFKSKFSHDKEKASPAYYEVVLEDYNIKTRLTSTLRAAIHEYTFEDTDGKRILFDLGKANNKVDNWDISHTGKNTIEGFQKMGKETIYFSVNLSTDIDLLEIVKKGKREGYAILNLTDTNEQVIILKIGISFVNSKNAAENMNNEIGTKTFDITHIEGESIWNTFLSQIEVSGGSDKEIELFYSTLYRSVLWPALRSDINGEFIDVTGKTRKENFNYYTIPSLWDTYRNKLVLLALLQPEVTNDVIKTLMDIGELTGYVPTFFHGDHGASFITGSYFRGINDFDVNKAYKLLLQNAYKESENRDGRVWLKEYIEKGYIPESKVENPIVETVDAAGVSKTLEYAYDDYALSLLAKELKDTIRYNDLTKRSKNYKNVFDISTNFMRGRLEDGAWVTPFDPQYPYYEYMYREANAWQVSFYVPHDMIGLVELYGGKEKFEQKLDSFFTLPWNPEHIARNVSSFIGQYCHGNQPDHEAPFSYYFIDKPEKSQIIIDRILKDFYGVGEHGLAYSGMDDAGEMSSWYVCAAMGLYPLSPADSNYLVSVPIFEKIKWNLKNGKNIIIQNPNKGRKLKSIEVNGEKINSYFVDHLIFKDGGIINIETE; encoded by the coding sequence ATGAAAAATACTAGATACGCTATTTTACTGGTTGTTATTTCTATATTATTTATTGGTTGTAAGGAAGAAGATAAAAAAAAATCTAAAATTGATAAAAAAACTATTAATCTAACATCTTACGTAAACCCATTTCATGGTACTGCCCCGCTTACTAGCCCAGAACATATTGGATATAATCCACCTAAAGATTGGCGGGTATGGGCGGGCCTTACTTTTCCTGGTTCTTCGTTACCTAATGCAATGGTTCAGGTAAGTCCCATTACAGAATATGGATCAGGAGCAGGGTACGAATATGAAGATACTGAAATTTTGGGATTTACTCATACTAATAAAGGACATTGGAATTTATGTAACATACCTATTTTACCACTATCTAAAAATGCACAATATCCCTTTAAATCGAAATTCTCACATGATAAAGAAAAAGCATCCCCAGCTTATTATGAAGTAGTTTTAGAAGATTATAATATTAAAACGAGACTCACTTCTACTTTGCGTGCCGCTATTCATGAATACACCTTTGAGGATACAGATGGTAAAAGGATACTTTTTGATTTAGGAAAAGCAAATAACAAGGTAGATAATTGGGATATTTCCCACACTGGAAAAAACACCATTGAAGGATTTCAAAAAATGGGTAAGGAAACAATTTATTTTTCTGTTAACCTAAGTACTGATATTGATCTTCTTGAAATTGTTAAAAAGGGTAAAAGAGAGGGGTATGCCATTCTAAATCTGACAGATACAAATGAACAAGTGATTATCCTAAAAATAGGAATATCCTTTGTCAATTCTAAAAATGCGGCTGAGAATATGAATAATGAAATTGGCACAAAAACCTTTGACATAACACATATTGAAGGCGAATCGATTTGGAACACATTTTTATCACAAATTGAAGTAAGTGGTGGCAGCGATAAGGAAATAGAATTATTTTATTCTACGCTATACCGTTCCGTATTATGGCCTGCCTTACGTAGTGACATCAACGGAGAATTTATTGATGTAACAGGTAAAACTCGGAAAGAAAATTTCAACTATTACACTATTCCATCTTTGTGGGATACTTATCGGAATAAATTAGTGTTATTAGCTTTATTACAACCTGAAGTAACCAATGATGTTATTAAAACTTTGATGGATATTGGTGAATTGACTGGTTATGTCCCAACTTTTTTTCACGGTGATCATGGGGCTTCATTCATTACTGGCTCTTATTTTAGAGGAATTAATGACTTTGATGTGAATAAAGCATATAAGTTATTACTTCAAAATGCTTATAAAGAAAGTGAAAATCGAGATGGTAGAGTTTGGTTAAAAGAATATATTGAAAAAGGTTATATCCCAGAGTCTAAAGTTGAAAATCCCATTGTAGAAACCGTTGATGCAGCAGGAGTTTCAAAAACATTGGAATATGCTTATGATGATTATGCCCTATCATTATTGGCTAAAGAATTAAAAGATACAATCCGTTATAACGATTTAACAAAAAGGTCTAAAAACTATAAAAACGTATTTGACATATCAACCAATTTTATGCGTGGAAGATTAGAAGATGGAGCTTGGGTGACGCCGTTTGATCCTCAATATCCATATTATGAATATATGTATCGAGAAGCGAATGCATGGCAAGTTTCTTTTTATGTACCACATGATATGATAGGATTGGTAGAACTTTATGGTGGTAAAGAAAAATTTGAACAAAAATTAGACTCTTTTTTTACGCTACCATGGAATCCAGAACATATAGCTCGAAATGTATCTAGTTTTATTGGTCAATATTGCCACGGAAACCAGCCAGATCATGAAGCTCCATTTTCTTACTATTTTATAGATAAGCCTGAAAAATCACAAATTATTATAGACAGAATTTTAAAAGATTTTTATGGCGTTGGAGAACACGGACTTGCTTATAGTGGTATGGATGACGCCGGTGAAATGTCTTCATGGTATGTATGTGCAGCCATGGGACTATACCCATTATCACCTGCCGACAGTAATTATCTAGTTTCTGTTCCTATTTTTGAAAAAATAAAATGGAATTTAAAAAATGGAAAAAATATAATAATCCAAAATCCAAATAAAGGTAGAAAACTAAAAAGCATTGAGGTCAATGGTGAAAAAATTAATAGCTATTTTGTTGATCATCTTATTTTTAAAGACGGAGGTATTATTAACATTGAAACAGAATAA
- a CDS encoding glycoside hydrolase family 125 protein — MQRRKFIRNTALMGGLTMLDPFQLTATNSLKNFPIVRTPKRQRNFESKSVESAIEEFQKNVKDKELGWLFNNCFPNTLDTTVTFTKKNNKPDTYVITGDIDAMWLRDSSAQVWPYMAFLDQDKDLKDLIAGVINRQTQYILKDPYANAFYNDPNKKGEWTTDHTKMLPGVHERKYEIDSLCYPIRLGYNYWKTTGDTTPFDQDWKKAIKATLKVFIEQQEKDGSNPYSFERTTPKGTDTRNLKGYGYPVKPVGLICSAFRPSDDSTLFSFLIPSNFFAVVSLRQAAEMIKKIEGDHSLANELNELADEVETAIKKHGIVNHPKYGDIYAFEVDGYGNHLLMDDANIPSLISLPYLDAVDKDDWVYQNTREFVWSLDNPFFFKGKAAEGIGGPHVGLKMIWPMATTMRALTSTDPNEIKECIKTLKATHGETGFMHETFHVDDPKNFTRSWFAWANTLFGELLWKTYQSHPELLEI; from the coding sequence ATGCAAAGACGAAAATTTATTAGAAATACAGCATTAATGGGTGGATTAACAATGCTTGATCCATTTCAATTGACAGCAACCAATTCTTTAAAGAATTTCCCAATAGTTCGAACTCCAAAAAGACAACGAAATTTTGAAAGTAAATCTGTTGAAAGCGCCATTGAAGAATTCCAAAAAAATGTAAAAGATAAAGAGTTAGGGTGGTTATTCAACAATTGTTTTCCCAATACATTGGACACCACAGTAACTTTTACTAAAAAGAATAATAAGCCAGACACTTATGTTATTACCGGAGATATTGATGCCATGTGGTTACGTGACAGCTCCGCACAAGTTTGGCCATATATGGCTTTTCTAGATCAAGACAAAGACCTAAAAGATCTTATTGCAGGTGTTATCAATAGACAGACTCAATACATATTAAAAGACCCATATGCAAACGCATTTTATAATGACCCTAATAAAAAAGGGGAATGGACAACAGACCATACTAAAATGCTTCCAGGGGTGCACGAACGCAAATATGAAATTGATTCGTTATGTTATCCTATTAGATTAGGTTATAATTATTGGAAAACTACCGGTGATACAACCCCTTTTGACCAAGATTGGAAAAAGGCAATAAAAGCTACGTTAAAAGTTTTTATAGAACAACAAGAAAAGGATGGTTCAAACCCATATTCTTTTGAAAGAACAACCCCAAAAGGTACTGACACAAGAAATTTAAAAGGTTATGGATATCCGGTTAAACCGGTCGGCTTAATATGCTCTGCTTTTAGACCTAGTGATGATTCCACGCTATTTTCATTTTTAATACCCTCTAACTTTTTTGCTGTTGTTAGCTTAAGACAGGCTGCTGAAATGATTAAAAAAATTGAAGGTGATCATTCTTTGGCAAATGAACTAAATGAACTTGCTGATGAAGTTGAAACAGCCATAAAAAAACATGGTATTGTTAACCACCCTAAATATGGAGACATATACGCTTTTGAGGTTGATGGTTATGGAAACCATTTACTTATGGATGATGCAAATATCCCTAGCTTAATATCATTGCCTTATTTAGATGCCGTTGATAAAGACGACTGGGTATATCAAAACACAAGAGAGTTTGTTTGGTCTTTAGACAATCCTTTCTTTTTTAAAGGGAAAGCTGCCGAAGGTATTGGCGGACCACATGTAGGACTGAAAATGATATGGCCCATGGCTACAACTATGAGAGCACTTACAAGCACTGATCCTAATGAAATTAAAGAATGTATCAAAACTTTAAAAGCTACCCATGGTGAAACCGGTTTTATGCATGAAACCTTTCACGTTGATGATCCTAAGAACTTTACCAGATCTTGGTTTGCTTGGGCAAACACTCTTTTTGGTGAATTGCTTTGGAAAACTTATCAATCGCATCCAGAACTATTGGAAATTTAA
- a CDS encoding glycoside hydrolase family 76 protein gives MKNYLITQYLTAFIIGVCFLGSCSDEAIPLRDPYDKEPIAKIEWSLAADSVQTSFYNTYLGSEGTYQANSGGNTSFNYWPNAHVLNVLVDGYLRTGHGEYLSKMKSLINGIKSKNGGSYSNVFNDDMLWLGNAAVRAYQATNDEEYRSLAELLWNDIILSHSDVFGGGITWKKNTPKEKNAVSNGPAIILAMRLYNLDKNIEYLEWAKSIYEWEKLNLVDPITGLVWDNISEKNGEIVTNKDWIFTYNVGTWIGANIRLYNETGEQKYLNEALKSATSMMSSPKLTSEGLMRDEGQGDGGLFKGILVRYFTELITLQNINANEKEAFVSFFKFNATTLYNNGIKRPEMLIGPNWKKEPTDVVDLTTQLSGMMLIEAAAKLDNEGILK, from the coding sequence ATGAAGAATTATTTAATTACACAATATTTGACTGCCTTTATCATAGGTGTGTGTTTTTTAGGTTCGTGTTCAGATGAAGCAATTCCTTTAAGAGACCCATATGATAAAGAACCAATAGCGAAAATTGAATGGTCATTAGCCGCAGATTCTGTGCAAACTTCTTTCTACAACACCTATCTAGGATCTGAAGGCACCTATCAAGCAAATAGTGGTGGCAATACTTCATTTAATTATTGGCCGAATGCACATGTACTAAATGTACTAGTTGATGGATACCTTCGTACAGGTCACGGAGAATACCTCTCCAAAATGAAAAGTTTGATTAATGGAATCAAATCCAAAAATGGAGGGAGCTATTCAAATGTATTTAATGATGACATGTTATGGTTAGGTAATGCTGCAGTAAGAGCATACCAAGCCACTAATGATGAAGAATACAGATCACTAGCTGAATTACTATGGAACGATATCATTTTAAGTCATAGCGATGTTTTCGGTGGTGGAATTACTTGGAAAAAAAACACTCCAAAAGAAAAAAATGCCGTTTCAAATGGTCCAGCTATTATTTTGGCCATGCGACTTTACAATTTAGATAAAAATATAGAATATTTAGAATGGGCAAAGTCCATTTATGAATGGGAAAAATTAAATCTCGTAGATCCGATAACGGGATTAGTATGGGACAACATTTCTGAAAAAAATGGGGAAATTGTAACGAATAAAGATTGGATTTTTACATATAATGTGGGTACTTGGATTGGAGCTAATATAAGACTGTATAATGAAACAGGCGAACAGAAATATCTAAACGAAGCCCTAAAATCGGCTACTTCCATGATGAGCAGTCCAAAATTAACCTCTGAAGGCCTCATGAGAGATGAAGGTCAAGGTGACGGTGGTTTGTTTAAAGGAATTTTAGTTCGATATTTCACAGAATTAATCACCCTACAAAACATTAATGCGAATGAAAAAGAAGCCTTTGTTAGTTTCTTCAAATTTAATGCAACGACACTCTATAACAATGGAATAAAAAGACCTGAAATGTTAATAGGTCCTAACTGGAAAAAAGAACCCACCGATGTGGTTGATCTTACCACACAATTGAGTGGTATGATGCTTATTGAAGCGGCAGCAAAACTTGATAACGAAGGTATATTAAAATAA